In one Heteronotia binoei isolate CCM8104 ecotype False Entrance Well chromosome 1, APGP_CSIRO_Hbin_v1, whole genome shotgun sequence genomic region, the following are encoded:
- the UCN gene encoding urocortin, with the protein MRRVLLPILVASLLLLSRASLGAAQIPDFDGHGESGLSLRLRLLPWGEDRGPRWLRLAPSAPAPGHLDGVALVGRSLIRAGPARELRRRLTDELSERLKRPDHELPLSIDLHFHLLRHLLGIAKAASQKEQAEENRLILDSVGK; encoded by the coding sequence ATGAGAAGGGTGCTTCTGCCGATCCTCGTGGCCTCGCTCCTGCTGCTCTCCCGGGCGTCCCTCGGCGCCGCCCAAATCCCGGACTTCGACGGCCACGGAGAGAGCGGGCTGAGCCTccggctgaggctcctgccctgGGGAGAGGACCGCGGCCCGCGCTGGCTCCGGCTGGCGCCCTCCGCGCCTGCCCCGGGACACCTCGACGGGGTGGCCTTGGTGGGGCGATCTCTGATCCGGGCGGGTCCGGCCAGGGAGCTGCGCCGCCGCCTGACGGACGAGCTGAGCGAGCGCCTGAAGCGCCCGGATCACGAGCTGCCGCTTTCCATCGACTTACACTTCCACCTCCTCCGCCACCTGCTCGGGATCGCCAAAGCTGCCAGCCAGAAGGAGCAAGCCGAGGAAAACCGCCTGATCCTCGACTCCGTGGGCAAGTGA